From a region of the Pecten maximus chromosome 18, xPecMax1.1, whole genome shotgun sequence genome:
- the LOC117316304 gene encoding uncharacterized protein LOC117316304, whose amino-acid sequence MAGNYGRFQLDLPENDYADTAEENMFLEVVLDENVLNQIEEIICETNECKNEMMEASITASSTLNNDVMKSELSGPADPGLGKANMPTATVADNDQERFRKVTAADMNKYLDMNQSKSTKANTKWGMKIFQDWHTETYGNKLDMAQYSIDELKEKLGKFYCEARPKNAKTNDQELKQVPNTEYHKNTLKNIRAAINRHFHDLNREIDIVNGNEFKKGNKILDGLLKERMTTGQSRATKHKDIIELADLTKISSYFERVEFSPFILRRCVWFNIAIHFVTRGLECHHQLSTNSFEFKSDESGIEYVVMSHETRQKNFQGGLTNTEASYDKRMYANNKSNCPVKMLRLLLEKTDPNSTALFNQCVKEAIFKPEENKYWYNSKALGKSSFSCYMPDISKYANCTKRYTAHCLRATAINP is encoded by the exons ATGGCTGGAAATTATGGAAGATTCCAACTTGATCTACCAGAAAATGATTATGCTGACACAGCagaagaaaatatgtttttagaGGTAGTTTTGGATGAAAATGTGTTAAATCAAATAGAAGAAATTATTTGTGAGACAAATGaatgtaaaaatgaaatgatgGAAGCATCTATCACTGCCTCTTCAACATTAAACAATGATGTGATGAAGAGTGAGTTAAGTGGACCAGCTGACCCTGGCTTAGGTAAAGCAAACATGCCTACTGCTACCGTTGCTGATAATGATCAAGAAAGATTTAGAAAAGTAACTGCAGCCGACATGAACAAGTACCTGGACATGAACCAATCCAAATCCACCAAGGCTAACACAAAATGGGGAATGAAAATTTTTCAAG ATTGGCACACTGAAACCTATGGCAACAAACTGGATATGGCACAGTATAGTATAGATGAACTAAAAGAGAAACTGGGAAAATTTTACTGTGAGGCACGACCAAAGAATGCTAAAACAAATGATCAAGAGTTAAAACAGGTGCCTAACACTGAATATCACAAAAACACACTCAAGAATATACGGGCCGCAATTAATCGACACTTTCATGACCTGAACCGTGAAATTGATATAGTCAACGGAAATGAATTTAAGAAGGGAAATAAAATCTTGGACGGGTTGTTGAAAGAAAGGATGACTACAGGTCAATCACGGGCAACAAAACACAAAGATATTATTGAACTGGCTGACCTCACAAAGATTTCTTCCTATTTTGAAAGAGTAGAGTTTTCCCCTTTCATTTTGAGACGATGTGTCTGGTTTAATATCGCGATACATTTTGTAACACGGGGGCTCGAATGCCACCATCAATTATCAACAAACTCATTCGAGTTCAAAAGTGATGAGTCTGGCATTGAATATGTGGTCATGTCCCATGAAACGCGTCAAAAAAATTTTCAAGGTGGTCTAACAAATACTGAGGCCAGTTACGATAAGAGAATGTACGCTAACAACAAATCTAACTGCCCAGTGAAAATGCTGAGGTTACTGTTGGAAAAAACAGATCCGAATAGCACGGCATTGTTCAACCAGTGTGTGAAAGAAGCAATTTTCAAACCTGAGGAAAACAAATACTGGTATAACAGTAAAGCTCTCGGGAAGTCAAGCTTCTCGTGCTACATGCCAGATATTTCCAAATATGCGAATTGTACCAAAAGATACACCGCCCATTGTTTACGGGCAACGGCTATAAATCCATGA
- the LOC117316305 gene encoding uncharacterized protein LOC117316305, whose translation MESTKAGHYHIKGVKSADTVETLVIKLFSEGLSFTEISKRTGLAKSSCFRIADKYITNGTEDQPRGRPIFSPKLTPEVLQFIEYQKTKQAAVYANEIYVKLLEENICNINNIPSVRTIQYAINKIPGMTYKVMQKIPSETTTARFEGQFDHYLAEVLSYKPEQLHFFDEASVIRTDGNRKRGHAVIGEKAVEVQKYASNATYTVNLCVGYFGIDYFSIIDGPSNANIMIQFFDDALQETNHIGNPIFAAGDCVIMDNCGFHHQRFGETFLKNMLGLQGLHLVFLPPYSPELNPAEFVFKCMRDGLKKNPILTYEYTEYSVVNAITGISENIVPKVFSKCGYV comes from the coding sequence ATGGAGAGTACGAAAGCTGGTCATTACCATATAAAGGGCGTAAAATCCGCAGACACTGTTGAAACTCTGGTGATAAAGTTATTTTCTGAAGGATTATCTTTTACCGAAATATCCAAAAGAACTGGTCTTGCTAAGTCTTCGTGCTTCCGCATAGCGGATAAATACATCACGAATGGAACGGAGGATCAGCCACGCGGAAGACCCATTTTTTCACCTAAACTTACCCCAGAAGTACTACAATTTATTGAGTACCAGAAGACCAAGCAAGCTGCAGTGTATGCTaatgagatatatgttaagCTTTTGGAggaaaatatatgtaatataaacaatataccaaGTGTGCGAACAATTCAATATGCAATAAATAAAATCCCCGGAATGACATATAAAGTGATGCAGAAAATTCCGTCGGAGACGACAACGGCAAGATTTGAAGGTCAGTTCGACCATTATTTGGCGGAAGTACTTTCGTATAAACCTGAGCAGCTGCATTTCTTTGACGAGGCATCCGTTATAAGAACTGATGGGAATCGCAAACGAGGACATGCCGTTATAGGCGAAAAGGCAGTGGAAGTTCAGAAATATGCGAGCAACGCAACCTATACTGTTAATTTATGTGTTGGGTATTTCGGCATTGATTACTTCAGTATAATCGATGGTCCATCAAATGCGAATATTATGATACAATTCTTTGATGATGCATTGCAGGAAACAAATCATATCGGTAACCCGATCTTTGCAGCTGGCGACTGTGTTATCATGGATAACTGCGGGTTTCATCATCAGCGGTTTGGCGAAACTTTCCTCAAGAACATGTTGGGACTTCAGGGATTACATTTAGTATTCCTGCCTCCGTATTCGCCGGAATTAAATCCAGCAGAATTTGTGTTCAAATGTATGAGAGACGgactgaaaaaaaatccaattttgaCCTACGAATACACAGAATATTCGGTTGTTAATGCGATCACTGGGATTTCTGAAAATATTGTCCCTAAAGTGTTTTCCAAGTGTGGCTATGTTTAA